The following coding sequences lie in one Buchnera aphidicola (Stegophylla sp.) genomic window:
- the hslU gene encoding ATP-dependent protease ATPase subunit HslU encodes MSKMTPNKIIIKLNKFIVGQNKAKRAVAIALRNRWRRMQLNPELRNEITPKNILMIGPTGVGKTEIARRLAKLANAPFIKVEATKFTEVGYVGKEVDSIIRDLTDIAIKIVRVQKIKNNKIQARKKAEEKILSILVPTIKNWSKSDQSAYPTETIEIFRKQLQQGKLDNKEIEINITNNTVGVEIMAPPGMEELTNQLQLLFQNVNNHKHTTKKLKIKDAIKLLSNEESLKLLNPEELKKEAIHAVEQNGIVFIDELDKICKKRGTSGLDISREGVQRDLLPLIEGCSVSTKHGMVKTDHILFITSGAFQISTPSDLIPELQGRLPIRVELHALTIDDFEKILTEPKVSITMQYIELMKTEGVIVKFTKDGIRKIAEASWKVNESMENIGARRLYTVLERLMEDISFNADKMKDNTIIIDAQYVGQHLDKLIINEDLSRFIL; translated from the coding sequence ATGTCCAAAATGACTCCTAATAAAATTATAATAAAATTAAACAAATTTATCGTCGGTCAAAACAAAGCAAAACGCGCTGTTGCAATAGCATTAAGAAATCGATGGAGAAGAATGCAATTAAATCCTGAATTAAGAAATGAAATTACACCTAAAAATATATTAATGATTGGACCCACAGGAGTTGGGAAAACAGAAATAGCAAGACGATTAGCAAAATTAGCTAATGCTCCTTTTATTAAAGTAGAAGCTACTAAATTTACTGAAGTAGGATATGTTGGTAAAGAAGTAGACTCAATTATTCGAGATTTAACTGATATTGCAATTAAAATAGTACGAGTACAAAAAATTAAAAATAATAAAATCCAAGCAAGAAAAAAAGCAGAAGAAAAAATATTAAGTATACTTGTTCCAACAATAAAAAATTGGAGTAAATCAGATCAATCTGCATACCCAACAGAAACAATCGAAATTTTTAGAAAACAATTACAACAAGGAAAGTTGGATAATAAAGAAATTGAAATCAACATTACGAATAATACTGTAGGAGTAGAAATTATGGCTCCTCCAGGTATGGAAGAATTAACTAATCAACTACAACTTTTATTTCAAAATGTTAACAATCATAAACATACTACTAAAAAATTAAAAATTAAAGATGCAATAAAATTATTATCAAATGAAGAATCTTTAAAATTATTAAACCCAGAAGAATTAAAAAAAGAAGCAATACATGCTGTTGAACAAAATGGAATAGTATTTATTGATGAATTAGATAAAATTTGTAAAAAAAGAGGTACTTCTGGTCTCGATATATCAAGAGAAGGTGTTCAACGTGATTTACTACCTTTAATCGAAGGTTGTAGTGTATCCACTAAACATGGTATGGTCAAAACAGATCATATTTTATTTATTACTTCTGGAGCTTTTCAAATTTCAACCCCTTCAGATCTTATTCCTGAATTACAAGGTAGATTACCTATACGTGTTGAATTACATGCACTAACTATAGATGATTTTGAAAAGATTCTAACTGAACCCAAAGTCTCAATTACTATGCAATATATCGAATTAATGAAAACAGAAGGTGTAATAGTTAAATTTACTAAAGATGGAATACGGAAAATAGCAGAAGCATCATGGAAAGTCAACGAATCTATGGAAAATATTGGAGCAAGAAGACTATATACAGTCTTAGAACGTTTAATGGAAGATATTTCCTTTAACGCAGATAAAATGAAAGATAATACTATTATTATTGATGCTCAATATGTTGGTCAACATTTAGATAAATTAATAATTAATGAAGATTTAAGTCGATTCATATTATAA
- the miaA gene encoding tRNA (adenosine(37)-N6)-dimethylallyltransferase MiaA, whose protein sequence is MKIYKKNLCKSFLIFLLGPTASGKSTLAMELRKYLPVELISVDSALIYRHMNIGTAKPNKLQLIQHPHRLINIKDPSQYYSVSEFRYDVLREINDILKLGKIPLLVGGTMFYYHILLNGISQLPKSNLELKKKILRENNYNHNYSLHKYLSKIDIISSKNIHPNDVQRLLRALEVCLITGKKFSQLKKNILFRLPYKTIQFVRVLKKKKLYHNIENRLGNMLDQGFEMEVMGLFNRGDLNIHLPSIRCIGYRHMWFYLSGLISYGDMIKQIIVSTKQLVKKQITWLKTWNNIYLLKDTKMELIIEKILNVIYKEDIMYG, encoded by the coding sequence ATGAAAATATATAAAAAAAATTTATGTAAATCATTTTTAATTTTTTTATTAGGACCGACTGCATCTGGCAAATCAACATTAGCAATGGAATTAAGAAAATATTTGCCAGTTGAGTTAATCAGTGTTGATTCTGCATTAATATATCGTCATATGAATATTGGGACTGCTAAACCGAATAAATTACAGTTAATTCAACATCCTCATCGTTTAATTAATATTAAAGATCCTAGCCAATATTATTCTGTTTCGGAATTTCGATATGATGTTTTAAGAGAAATTAATGATATTTTAAAATTAGGTAAGATTCCGTTATTAGTAGGTGGTACTATGTTTTATTATCACATTTTGTTGAATGGAATATCACAATTACCAAAATCAAATTTAGAATTAAAAAAGAAAATTTTACGTGAAAATAATTATAATCATAATTATAGTTTACATAAATATTTATCTAAAATTGATATAATTTCTTCTAAAAATATTCATCCTAATGATGTACAAAGATTATTAAGAGCTTTAGAAGTTTGTTTGATTACAGGAAAAAAATTTAGTCAGTTAAAAAAAAATATATTATTTCGATTACCATATAAAACTATACAATTTGTTAGAGTATTAAAAAAAAAGAAATTGTATCATAATATTGAAAATCGTTTAGGAAACATGTTAGATCAAGGTTTTGAAATGGAAGTTATGGGTTTATTTAATAGAGGCGATTTAAATATTCATTTACCTTCAATACGTTGTATTGGTTATCGACATATGTGGTTTTATTTATCTGGTTTGATTAGTTATGGTGATATGATTAAACAAATTATTGTGTCTACAAAACAATTGGTTAAAAAACAAATAACATGGTTAAAAACATGGAATAATATTTATCTTTTAAAAGATACAAAAATGGAACTTATAATAGAAAAAATATTAAATGTAATTTATAAAGAAGATATTATGTATGGTTAA
- the rpmE gene encoding 50S ribosomal protein L31, protein MKKNIHPKYQSVSVICSCGNKVNIFSTINKRNLHLDICSSCHPFYTGKQRVVSRGGRIEKFNKKFSFN, encoded by the coding sequence ATGAAAAAAAATATTCATCCTAAATATCAATCAGTATCTGTGATTTGTTCCTGTGGGAATAAAGTTAACATTTTTTCAACTATAAATAAAAGAAATTTACATTTAGATATATGTTCATCTTGTCATCCTTTTTATACAGGAAAACAACGTGTTGTTAGTCGAGGAGGTCGTATTGAAAAATTTAATAAAAAGTTTTCTTTTAATTAA
- a CDS encoding Hsp20 family protein, producing the protein MNNHSISFSPIITDNLFSDRFNQIDKIFSTLTGEKPITDLPGYDFIKFSDTRYQLVILVPGYQEKELDISIQNKQLTISGRKSSIQKEEQTKKVYLHKGIKNNHFTVNFNLNNPIKIISAILELGLLKINFEYEIPNEEQVKKINIQKK; encoded by the coding sequence ATGAATAATCATTCTATCTCTTTTTCACCAATAATTACAGACAATTTATTCTCAGATAGATTTAACCAAATTGATAAAATATTCAGTACACTAACTGGTGAAAAACCAATCACTGATTTACCTGGATATGATTTTATTAAATTCAGTGATACTCGTTATCAGTTAGTAATACTAGTTCCAGGGTATCAAGAAAAAGAACTAGATATTTCCATTCAAAACAAACAATTAACTATATCTGGAAGAAAAAGTAGTATTCAAAAAGAAGAGCAAACAAAAAAAGTATATCTTCATAAAGGAATAAAAAACAATCATTTTACAGTAAACTTCAACTTAAATAATCCAATAAAAATTATTTCAGCAATCTTAGAATTGGGATTATTAAAAATAAATTTTGAATATGAAATTCCAAATGAAGAACAAGTAAAAAAAATTAATATCCAAAAAAAATAA
- the pgi gene encoding glucose-6-phosphate isomerase, with protein MKNIIPICTNAWKELNNHFSHIKNLHMVDLFCNDINRFKNFSIIFKDKILFDFSKNRITLETMKKLFNLAKEINLLESIEEMFTGEKINKTENRSVLHVALRNRSNTSILVDGNDIMPMVNKVLNDMKSFSNQVISGTWRGYSGKSIKNIVNLGIGGSDLGPRMVTKALTPYKNHLNIIYISNIDGNDILNIVNNCDFETTIFLISSKNFQTEETLTNAMTIQKYFLKKVKNQKFMDKHFFAITANIQEALTFGIDRKNIFQMWDWVGGRYSLWSAMGLSIMLSIGFDNFIKLLDGAYDMDIHFRTQTFEKNIPVILALIGIWYNNFFNTETEAILPYDQYLDQFPKYIQQSNMESNGKNIDRNGNKVYWQTGPIIWGEVGTNGQHSFYQLMHQGTKLIPCDFIAPINSHSCLFHHHKILLSNFFAQTHALAFGKYFIQKKNNIFLYDSENKNIDSNKFKYFEGNRPSNTILLNKITPYSLGVLIAVYEHKIFVQGMILNVFSFDQWGVELGKNVSSDVLNMLKLTKNDLKYDSSTNNLINFYNHLYDKRK; from the coding sequence ATGAAAAATATTATTCCTATTTGTACTAATGCTTGGAAAGAATTAAATAATCATTTTAGTCATATTAAAAATTTGCATATGGTTGATTTGTTTTGTAATGATATTAATCGATTTAAGAATTTTTCTATTATTTTTAAAGATAAGATTTTATTTGATTTTTCTAAAAATCGCATTACTTTAGAAACAATGAAAAAACTTTTTAATTTAGCAAAAGAAATTAATTTATTAGAATCAATAGAAGAAATGTTTACTGGTGAAAAAATTAATAAAACTGAAAATCGTTCAGTCTTACATGTGGCTTTAAGAAATCGTTCTAACACTTCAATATTGGTTGATGGTAATGATATTATGCCTATGGTTAATAAAGTATTGAATGATATGAAATCTTTTTCTAATCAGGTTATTTCAGGAACATGGAGAGGGTATTCCGGTAAAAGTATTAAAAATATTGTGAATTTAGGTATAGGAGGTTCAGATTTAGGACCTAGAATGGTTACAAAAGCGTTAACACCATATAAAAATCATTTAAATATTATTTATATATCTAATATTGATGGTAATGATATATTAAATATTGTAAATAATTGTGATTTTGAAACAACAATATTTTTAATATCTTCAAAAAATTTTCAGACTGAAGAAACATTAACTAATGCTATGACTATACAAAAATATTTTTTAAAAAAAGTTAAAAATCAAAAATTTATGGATAAACATTTTTTTGCTATTACTGCAAATATTCAAGAAGCATTAACTTTTGGAATTGATCGAAAAAATATTTTTCAGATGTGGGATTGGGTAGGTGGAAGATATTCGTTATGGTCTGCCATGGGACTATCGATTATGCTTTCGATTGGATTTGATAATTTTATTAAATTATTAGATGGTGCATATGATATGGACATACATTTTCGAACTCAAACATTTGAAAAGAATATTCCTGTGATATTAGCATTAATTGGAATTTGGTATAATAATTTTTTTAATACAGAAACAGAAGCAATTTTACCTTATGATCAATATTTGGATCAATTTCCTAAATATATTCAACAAAGTAATATGGAATCGAATGGGAAAAATATTGATAGAAATGGAAATAAAGTTTATTGGCAAACAGGACCAATTATTTGGGGTGAAGTAGGAACAAATGGTCAACATTCTTTTTATCAATTAATGCATCAAGGTACGAAGCTCATTCCGTGTGATTTTATTGCTCCAATTAATTCTCATAGTTGTTTATTTCATCATCATAAAATATTATTATCGAATTTTTTTGCACAGACACATGCTTTAGCATTTGGAAAATATTTTATTCAAAAAAAAAATAATATATTTTTATATGATTCTGAAAATAAAAATATAGATAGTAATAAGTTTAAATATTTTGAAGGGAATAGACCAAGTAATACTATTTTATTAAATAAAATTACTCCTTATTCTTTAGGTGTATTAATTGCTGTATATGAACATAAAATATTTGTTCAGGGAATGATTTTAAATGTTTTTAGTTTTGACCAATGGGGTGTTGAGTTAGGTAAAAATGTATCTTCAGATGTTTTGAATATGTTAAAGTTAACAAAAAATGATTTAAAATATGATAGTTCTACAAATAATTTAATTAATTTTTATAATCATTTATATGATAAAAGAAAATAA
- the hslV gene encoding ATP-dependent protease subunit HslV, which produces MTTILSIRLNKKVVIGGDGQATLGNTIMKKNVQKVRSLYNNKVISGFAGGTADAFTLFELLEKKLEIYQGRLQKSAIELAKDWRSDRILKKLEALLAVADKNLSLIITGNGDVIQPENDIIAIGSGGPYAQAAAYALLKNTILEPRQIVKKSLNIAADICIYTNHIFTIKELISEI; this is translated from the coding sequence ATGACCACAATACTAAGTATCAGGTTAAATAAAAAAGTTGTTATTGGAGGTGATGGACAAGCAACATTAGGGAATACAATTATGAAAAAAAATGTCCAAAAAGTACGTTCTCTCTATAATAACAAAGTAATTTCTGGTTTTGCAGGAGGAACAGCTGATGCGTTCACTTTATTTGAATTACTTGAAAAAAAACTAGAAATATATCAAGGAAGATTACAAAAATCCGCTATAGAATTAGCCAAAGATTGGAGAAGCGACAGAATACTAAAAAAATTAGAAGCATTACTTGCAGTAGCTGATAAAAACTTATCATTAATTATTACCGGTAATGGAGATGTAATACAACCAGAAAATGATATCATTGCTATTGGATCCGGAGGTCCATACGCACAAGCTGCAGCATATGCATTACTAAAAAACACTATCCTGGAACCTAGACAAATAGTAAAAAAATCATTAAACATTGCTGCTGATATTTGCATATACACTAATCATATATTCACAATAAAAGAGTTAATTTCGGAAATATAG